One Fusarium falciforme chromosome 1, complete sequence genomic window carries:
- a CDS encoding CUE domain-containing protein has protein sequence MSAPTDSNKATVESVPESPTTARPLDLDDDDVQESGVLGDDGKPTTAAATATSQTPTNEAAPPKPPRPLTEAQKNELILKEAFPTVDQGIIKAVLRASGGNVEPAFNALLEMTDPDAAKNEPEDDVPPPQPPRPQGRAQMSQMEADELYARQLAEHYDNVGAYESRTANRGYNDGRPRQGQNEWDDEREHSFIDDDLPVIRENLRKGFLETQTKVNGWITNIKKKIEENFDESEEQTQRQGQPFRRPGESSRRSGDYERYDADPQVLSDDFAGMKFSSDGTPINRPMANTGMYKPPPPSASPKPSTGRRVGFKEETEEINMYDSSPRVPPKDAAPAGSAKASKWQPLSTVEPSPIAENDPFSLGDSEDERETHQKPKDEKSDDNERLKKAAAEAMADNLVDSQGDASAKKN, from the exons ATGTCCGCCCCGACAGATTCG AACAAGGCTACGGTCGAGAGTGTTCCCGAGTCGCCTACTACTGCTCGACCCCTCGAtctggatgacgatgatgttcAGGAGTCTGGTGTCCTCGGGGACGACGGAAAGCCGACAACCGCTGCTGCGACCGCAACCTCTCAGACACCAACCAACGAAGCTGCTCCCCCTAAGCCGCCACGACCGTTGACCGAAGCGCAAAAGAACGAACTGATACTCAAGGAGGCATTCCCTACTGTTGATCAGGGTATCATCAAGGCTGTTTTGAGGGCTAGCGGCGGCAACGTCGAGCCCGCCTTTAACGCCCTGTTGG AGATGACCGACCCCGATGCTGCAAAGAACGAGCCCGAGGATGATGTCCCTCCTCCCCAACCACCAAGGCCGCAGGGCCGAGCCCAGATGTCGCAAATGGAGGCGGATGAACTTTATGCGCGACAACTTGCTGAGCACTACGACAACGTTGGAGCTTACGAGTCTCGGACCGCCAATCGAGGTTATAACGATGGTCGACCCAGGCAGGGCCAGAACGAATGGGACGATGAGCGGGAGCATAGCTTCATCGACGATGACCTCCCTGTAATCCGTGAAAACCTTCGAAAGGGGTTCCTCGAGACACAGACCAAGGTCAATGGGTGGatcaccaacatcaagaagaagatcgaGGAGAACTTTGACGAGAGCGAGGAGCAGACTCAGCGACAGGGACAACCTTTCCGTCGCCCTGGTGAGTCCAGCCGACGGAGCGGTGACTACGAGCGATACGACGCGGACCCCCAGGTTCTCAGTGACGACTTTGCTGGCATGAAGTTTTCATCTGATGGAA CCCCGATCAACCGCCCAATGGCCAACACGGGCATGTATaagccaccaccaccctcgGCCTCGCCCAAGCCGAGCACCGGTAGACGTGTTGGTTTCAAGGAGGAGACGGAAGAGATCAACATGTACGACTCGTCGCCGCGAGTGCCGCCCAAGGATGCCGCCCCCGCGGGTAGCGCAAAGGCTAGCAAGTGGCAGCCGCTGTCGACGGTCGAGCCCAGCCCTATCGCTGAGAACGACCCCTTTAGCCTGGGGGATAGCGAGGATGAGCGGGAGACACATCAAAAGCCCAAAGACGAGAAGTCAGATGACAACGAGCGGCTCAAGAAGGCTGCCGCAGAAGCTATGGCCGACAACCTGGTCGACTCACAAGGAGACGCGAGTGCGAAGAAGAACTAG
- a CDS encoding Ankyrin repeat protein nuc-2, with amino-acid sequence MATWKFGKQIQKRQLEVPEYAASFVNYKALKKLIKKLSATPTLTSQNDALRSATPVDSQAALQANKATFFFQLERELDKVNAFYLQKEAELKIRLKTLLDKKKVLQSRQGISRRSAKFTTLEEGFQQFATDLNKLQQFVEINGTAFSKILKKWDKTSKSKTKELYLSRAVEVQPFFNATVISELSDQATTSLQELGAWSDGIQVNFQTNHVVTSQHFVGTDEGDADTLLLDTVIAGNHESLRDLLMRMRSANETNEGDSSLMERITRTFLAAISEAPQESLRILLDTGLVDLHSYDDINERNCLHQAAIYGKQYVLEWGLSVNVAVDRTDVYGRVPLHYASLHGRLEMLKFLLDANQSTIDLTDHDNFTPLIHSIIHGHLECIELLLARSARIDPVGDSDHVPLNLACEHGSVAVVELLLKHGAKILPDAEGLYPQHLVARAGQTSELLLLLKQFGADLDQVDKLYGWTPLVHSASEGNVDCLQALLKVGVDASIVDEKDLPAMYYAAWEGHLACMNLLTPFNTRPRASPFIVQPSLGPLETSSAPLPMSLDPDAIPELELPPPIIPLRRYGHNFLDTKTVVQITFGDMDEQPLMFFQDGKYPAARLTISSKVSDLIPKNIILPFQEDTRIVSFQVDNLDSFSLDIDVFPTYGAKVIAKTVALSSIFKGLQGTSTCCLPLFDPRLRAIGQICFNVQVIKPFQGKPLEITDFETYWKATSQFNQPTSAIVTGSSLSGDYVRIFVQYTSDGVPVLWPRWTIACGGLDIPVCRLTLEQFTSMTARSNSRADLPSLASKTSESIAEVYHILATAGITLQEALTLLNPGMHINLQVLYPTPEEEKAFSMGPALDVNVFVDSILNIVFDHARAQRAQAPDVVRSIVFSSYNPRLCTALNWKQPNFPVFLCNDLGREETTGANGTALTSGRRSASIKEVVRIAQSNNFMGLICYSRLLDMVPALVDAIKSHGLALVMDKSSDSPDASPMTDPFPRPPKGVDGVLKSHGILRFNDSIDM; translated from the exons ATGGCAACTTG GAAGTTCGGCAAGCAGATCCAGAAGCGTCAGCTTGAGGTGCCCGAGTATGCGGCTAGCTTCGTCAACTACAAAGCCCTGAAGAAG ctcatcaagaagctgtCCGCAACCCCGACCCTCACCTCCCAGAATGATGCCCTCCGCTCGGCTACCCCCGTCGACTCCCAGGCTGCTCTCCAGGCCAACAAGGCGACCTTTTTCTTCCAGCTG GAACGGGAACTCGACAAAGTCAATGCCTTCTACCTACAGAAGGAAGCCGAG CTCAAAATCCGCCTCAAGACCCTCCTAGACAAGAAAAAGGTGCTGCAGTCGCGGCAAGGCATCTCCCGCCGTTCCGCAAAGTTCACTACTCTCGAGGAGGGCTTCCAGCAGTTTGCTACCGACCTGAACAAGCTTCAACAGTTCGTCGAAATCAACGGCACCGCCTTCtccaagatcctcaagaaGTGGGACAAGACATCAAAATCCAAAACCAAGGAGCTCTACCTCTCGCGAGCCGTAGAGGTCCAACCGTTTTTCAATGCCACCGTCATAAGCGAGCTGTCTGACCAGGCCACCACGAGCTTGCAAGAGCTTGGTGCCTGGTCAGATGGAATCCAGGTCAATTTCCAGACCAACCATGTTGTGACTTCGCAGCACTTCGTGGGCACAGACGAAGGGGATGCAGACACGCTGCTTTTGGACACTGTCATCGCAGGGAACCACGAATCTCTCCGGGACTTGCTCATGAGGATGAGATCTGCTAATGAAACCAATGAAGGCGACAGTTCGCTTATGGAGAGGATAACGCGGACCTTTTTGGCAGCCATTTCAGAGGCGCCCCAGGAGTCTCTGCGAATTCTTCTCGACACAGGCCTTGTCGACCTCCACTCGTACGACGACATCAATGAGCGGAATTGCCTGCACCAGGCTGCTATCTATGGGAAGCAGTATGTGCTGGAATGGGGCCTCTCAGTCAATGTTGCCGTGGACAGGACGGATGTCTATGGGCGAGTTCCCCTGCATTATGCTAGTCTTCATGGAAGATTGGAGATGCTCAAGTTTCTATTGGACG CAAATCAAAGCACGATTGACCTGACGGACCACGACAACTTTACTCCCTTGATCCACTCCATTATTCACGGCCACCTCGAATGCATCGAACTCCTCCTCGCTAGATCCGCACGTATCGACCCTGTCGGAGACTCGGATCACGTCCCCCTGAATTTGGCATGCGAACACGGCTCGGTGGCGgttgttgagcttctcctcaagcACGGTGCCAAGATCTTGCCAGACGCCGAGGGTCTGTATCCCCAGCATCTAGTGGCAAGGGCGGGCCAGACATCAGAGCTTCTGTTGCTCCTGAAGCAATTCGGCGCAGATTTGGATCAAGTTGACAAGCTCTATGGATGGACACCCCTTGTCCATTCCGCGAGCGAGGGAAATGTCGACTGCCTTCAGGCATTGCTCAAGGTTGGGGTTGACGCAAGCATTGTGGACGAAAAGGACCTTCCAGCCATGTACTATGCTGCTTGGGAAGGGCATCTGGCCTGCATGAATCTCCTAACACCCTTCAACACGCGGCCGCGAGCAAGTCCTTTCATAGTGCAACCTTCTTTGGGTCCTCTAGAAACAAGCAGCGCCCCCTTGCCCATGTCCCTGGACCCGGATGCGATCCCCGAACTCGAACTTCCTCCTCCGATTATTCCCCTCAGGAGATATGGCCACAACTTCCTTGATACCAAGACGGTCGTTCAAATCACTTTTGGAGACATGGACGAACAGCCTCTTATGTTCTTCCAGGACGGCAAGTATCCTGCTGCTCGGCTTACTATTTCCTCCAAGGTCTCGGATCTCATTCCCAAGAACATTATTCTACCCTTTCAAGAAGATACCCGCATTGTTTCTTTCCAGGTGGACAACCTGGATTCTTTCAGTCTGGACATAGACGTCTTCCCTACTTACGGTGCTAAGGTCATCGCGAAGACGGTTGCACTATCCAGCATTTTCAAAGGCCTGCAGGGCACTTCAACGTGCTGCCTGCCTCTTTTCGATCCTAGGCTTCGTGCTATTGGCCAGATCTGCTTCAACGTTCAGGTCATCAAGCCGTTCCAAGGAAAGCCCCTGGAGATCACAGACTTTGAGACGTATTGGAAGGCTACGAGCCAATTCAATCAACCAACGAGCGCCATTGTTACAGGATCGAGCTTATCCGGCGACTATGTGAGAATCTTTGTCCAGTACACCAGTGATGGTGTCCCAGTCCTCTGGCCTCGATGGACCATAGCTTGTGGCGGGCTTGATATTCCTGTCTGCCGGTTGACCCTGGAGCAATTCACGTCTATGACAGCGCGAAGCAACAGCCGCGCAGATCTACCCAGCTTGGCGAGCAAGACATCAGAAAGCATTGCGGAGGTTTACCACATTCTTGCTACGGCTGGTATCACACTTCAGGAGGCACTCACACTGCTGAACCCTGGTATGCATATCAACCTCCAGGTCTTGTACCCGACaccagaggaggaaaaggcctTCTCTATGGGCCCTGCGTTGGACGTCAACGTGTTTGTGGACTCGATTCTCAACATCGTGTTTGACCATGCCCGGGCACAACGTGCTCAGGCTCCCGACGTGGTGCGGTCTATCGTGTTCAGCAGCTACAACCCTCGACTATGCACAGCACTGAACTGGAAACAACCAAATTTCCCCGTCTTCCTGTGTAACGACTTGGGACGGGAAGAAACGACGGGAGCCAACGGCACGGCCCTCACCAGTGGTCGGCGAAGCGCATCTATCAAGGAGGTTGTGAGGATTGCACAGAGCAACAACTTTATGGGTTTGATCTGTTATTCTCGACTGTTG GACATGGTGCCGGCGCTTGTGGATGCCATCAAGTCTCATGGACTAGCGCTGGTGATGGACAAGTCTTCAGACTCCCCCGACGCGAGCCCCATGACGGACCCTTTCCCGCGGCCACCCAAGGGTGTCGATGGCGTTTTGAAAAGCCATGGGATTTTGCGATTCAATGATTCGATAGACATGTAG
- a CDS encoding Kinetochore protein SPC25: MATDFQSSLSASLSRQSMAPVGPSVADTLPNINFGFDDLRDRMAKFTARFDAFIEQGRKRVLEERNQFRMNVAELQEDQRMKKRDIEIIQVKTSTHQQTIEKEEAETREMEAAINSLAAQRDNHLATRDSLKAEIAQTQAEIDARLAAQRAHAQQQQAQSRFNVPELDFWITNLCLKIEGAGHDDRLKFVYTHIDEKDWEREAWFELVTSSRDYDVKHCRPKVEREKVEKVLDRVNESRELVTLLKGMRELFAEAMKS, translated from the exons ATGGCTACCGATTTCCAGTCATCACTTTCCGCAAGCCTCAGCCGCCAGAGCATGGCGCCTGTTGGCCCCTCGGTCGCAGACACCCTGCCAAACATCAACTTTGGCTTCGACGACCTGCGCGACCGCATGGCCAAGTTCACTGCCAGGTTCGACGCATTTATCGAGCAGGGCCGCAAGCGAGTCTTGGAGGAGCGCAACCAGTTTCGCATGAATGTCGCTGAACTTCAGG AGGACCAACGCATGAAGAAGCGAGATATCGAAATTATTCAGGTCAAGACATCCACACACCAGCAAACcatcgagaaggaggaagcCGAGACCCGCGAGATGGAGGCCGCCATCAACTCCCTCGCCGCCCAGCGTGACAACCACCTCGCGACCCGCGAcagcctcaaggccgagatcgCGCAGACCCAGGCAGAGATCGACGCCCGCCTCGCAGCGCAGCGGGCCCacgcgcagcagcagcaggcgcAGTCCCGCTTCAACGTGCCCGAGCTCGACTTTTGGATCACCAACCTGTGCCTCAAGATCGAGGGCGCGGGGCACGACGACCGGCTCAAGTTTGTGTACACGCACATTGACGAGAAGGATTGGGAGAGGGAGGCTTGGTTTGAACTGGTGACTAGTTCGCGGGACTATGATGTCAAGCACTGCCGGCCAAAGGtcgagagggagaaggtggAGAAGGTGCTCGACAGGGTGAATGAGTCGAGGGAGTTGGTGACTCTGCTTAAGGGGATGAGAGAGTTGTTTGCGGAAGCGATGAAGTCCTAG
- a CDS encoding Mitotic-spindle organizing protein 1 yields the protein MPEPDKHAAAQQAVDILHEISTILNCHLDRRTLSICISMIERGVNPEALAQVIKELRQEAQQVEQPLSASTRRR from the exons ATGCCTGAGCCAGACAAGCACGCTGCTGCGCAGCAAGCCGTTGATATTCTTCACGAGATCTCCACCATTCTC AACTGCCATCTTGATCGCCGCACCTTGTCCATTTGCATCTCGATGATTGAGCGCGGTGTGAATCCGGAGGCTCTCGCG CAAGTCATCAAGGAGCTCCGGCAGGAAGCCCAACAGGTTGAACAGCCCTTGTCAGCGTCAACCCGAAGGCGCTAA
- a CDS encoding Dolichyl-phosphate-mannose--protein mannosyltransferase encodes MAADKAAVASGADLGDGLRQRNVAASQPGLKPPTPQPEDNKKLAKKEPSFLQILDEWEFIIAPLIFTAVAIFTRLYKIGISNIVTWDEAHFGKFGSYYIKHEYYFDVHPPLGKMLVGLSGVLAGYNGSFEFKSGEKYPEEVNYTVMRIFNAAFGIVCIPLAYFTARELHLRRPAVWLVTLMVLCENSYTTISRFILLDSMLLCGTVATVFCWAKFHNQRHNSFEPEWFFWLFATGISIGCVCSVKLVGLFVTALVGLYTIEDLWRKFGDTKMPVTVLGAHVLTRVVGLIVIPFLIYLISFALHFAILDRSGPGDAQMSSLFQANLKGTQVGKDSPLEIAIGSRATIKNMGYGGGLLHSHVQTYPEGSKQQQVTCYHHKDTNNDWFFYPNRRDDDYNPEADLRFIGDGSVIRLIHAQTGRNLHSHDIAAPITRGHKEVSSYGNLTVGDDKDHWKVEVVRDAASRDRSKIRTLTTAFRLKHEVLGCYLRAGNVNLPQWGFKQIEVTCTKENNPRDTYTHWNVEAHWNDKLPPAEAGVYRSPFFHDFVHLNVAMMTSNNALVPDPDKQDDLASKWWQWPILHVGLRMCGWADDIVKYFLLGNPLVYWGSTASLGVAGLVVVWYILRWQRGFNDLNQDEIDHIHYSALYPLAGWFLHYLPFVIMARVTYVHHYYPALYFAILTFGFLVDWFVRNRNNTLKTIVYGLLYTVIIGLYIYFIPICWGMTGNHRQYKYMKWFDNWRVTD; translated from the exons ATGGCTGCCGATAAGGCTGCCGTCGCCTCGGGTGCTGACCTGGGCGATGGTCTGAGGCAGCGTAACGTCGCCGCGTCGCAACCTGGCCTCAAGCCCCCGACTCCTCAGCCCGAGGATAACAAGAAGCTTGCCAAGAAG GAGCCATCTTTCCTCCAGATTCTCGACGAGTGGGAGTTCATCATTGCCCCGCTGATCTTCACGGCCGTTGCTATCTTTACTCGACTATACAAGATTGGTATCAGCAACATTGTCACCTGGGATGAGGCTCA CTTTGGCAAGTTCGGAAGCTACTATATCAAGCATGAGTACTACTTCGATGTCCACCCTCCTCTGGGCAAGATGCTCGTTGGTCTCTCCGGAGTTCTTGCTGGATACAACGGTTCTTTCGAGTTCAAGTCTGGCGAGAAATACCCCGAGGAAGTCAACTACACCGTCATGCGTATCTTCAATGCCGCCTTTGGTATTGTCTGCATCCCCCTGGCCTACTTCACCGCGCGAGAGCTCCACCTTCGCAGACCTGCCGTCTGGCTTGTGACTCTCATGGTCCTATGCGAGAACTCGTACACCACCATCAGccgcttcatcctcctcgactcCATGCTGCTCTGCGGCACTGTGGCCACCGTCTTCTGCTGGGCCAAGTTCCACAACCAGCGCCACAACAGCTTCGAGCCTGAGTGGTTCTTCTGGCTGTTTGCAACTGGTATCAGCATTGGCTGCGTGTGCAGTGTCAAGCTTGTTGGTCTCTTCGTCACTGCTCTCGTTGGTCTTTACACCATTGAGGATCTCTGGCGCAAGTTTGGTGACACCAAGATGCCTGTG ACTGTCCTCGGTGCTCACGTCCTTACCCGTGTCGTTggtctcatcgtcatcccctTCCTGATCTACCTCATCTCCTTCGCTCTCCACTTCGCCATCCTCGACCGCAGCGGCCCTGGTGATGCCCAGATGAGCTCCCTCTTCCAGGCCAACCTCAAGGGTACCCAGGTCGGCAAGGACAGCCCTCTCGAGATTGCGATTGGTTCCCGCGCGACTATCAAGAACATGGGATACGGTGGTGGTCTTCTTCACTCTCACGTCCAGACCTACCCCGAGGGttccaagcagcagcaggttaCTTGCTACCACCACAAGGACACCAACAACGACTGGTTCTTCTACCCCAACCGTCGAGATGATGACTACAACCCCGAGGCTGATCTCCGTTTCATCGGTGACGGCTCCGTCATCCGCCTCATCCACGCCCAGACTGGCCGCAACCTGCACTCTCACGACATTGCTGCCCCCATCACTCGAGGCCACAAGGAGGTTTCTTCTTACGGTAACCTGACTGTTGGTGACGACAAGGATCACTGGAAGGTTGAGGTTGTCCGCGATGCTGCTTCTCGCGACCGCAGCAAGATCAGGACTCTTACCACGGCTTTCCGTCTCAAGCATGAGGTTCTTGGCTGCTACCTTCGAGCTGGCAACGTCAACCTGCCTCAGTGGGGTTTCAAGCAGATCGAGGTTACCTGCACCAAGGAGAACAACCCCCGCGACACCTACACTCACTGGAACGTCGAGGCCCACTGGAATGACAAGC TTCCCCCTGCCGAGGCTGGTGTCTACAGGTCTCCCTTCTTCCACGACTTTGTCCACCTGAACGTTGCCATGATGACCTCCAACAACGCCCTTGTCCCCGACCCTGACAAGCAGGATGACCTTGCCTCCAAGTGGTGGCAGTGGCCCATCCTCCATGTCGGTCTCCGCATGTGCGGTTGGGCTGACGACATCGTCAAGTACTTCCTCCTCGGTAACCCTCTCGTCTACTGGGGTTCTACCGCCTCTCTCGGTGTTGCTGGCCTGGTCGTTGTTTGGTACATCCTTAGATGGCAGCGTGGCTTCAACGATCTCAACCAGGACGAGATCGACCACATCCACTACTCGGCTCTGTACCCCTTGGCCGGCTGGTTCCTCCACTATCTTCCCTTTGTTATTATGGCCCGTGTCACCTATGTGCACCACTACTATCCGGCTCTCTACTTTGCCATTCTCACCTTTGGCTTCCTGGTCGACTGGTTTGTGCGAAACCGCAACAACACCCTCAAGACCATCGTTTACGGCCTTCTGTACACCGTCATCATCGGCCTCTACATCTACTTCATCCCCATCTGCTGGGGTATGACCGGCAACCACCGGCAGTACAAGTACATGAAGTGGTTCGACAACTGGCGAGTTACCGACTAA
- a CDS encoding Protein PNS1, translated as MSPSHRKHADLSLPDASRFLAQSQSRISNFGQADNDTPPRQSDWTSRPSRNQRDTGRGNPSRSFLGRGYGGNPYQQTGGGSRFSQLAFGSRISAAQDAPLFHSTLDEFREEDDEEERDREAADMFALQRSRRVAAASKLADSVESDAHSRASLEDSMNHEDHPYRDMGMRRGIRSSWNGTRSAHRPGLARDALLEENEDEPRSSTDADSDRGTDAKGKMVDVGLESQDDPDEDPPASLLGAETPRESSPPAFQRFKGSDTERTPFMARRGSTTETDMSNMRQDEPPEAEHVQTTMQYFEGEIFRHDPFFAWIFLISMAAMLSTFFLVWLHTAPRKSPVGDTIYTTLQKSFHMLAVDTVVAVLISFVWLATLRSFVRALVSAILVAVPAILFSFSIYSFVSSFKGRTHGTSFQDSVMRWASVVPAAACILWIFLVVRGRRAIQQAIEILQFSSRILAQNSALLLVGFGCLALIVVWTWAWLAMFTRVFMGGYFSKSLVKFVIRLSSWWLGAAFIFLYMWTVSVINAVHRATTAATVSQWYFHRNAGPPTPSREIVSAALNHALTTIFGSICESTLLSLLIRAPLIFLPRRLGAVVANIASFWIPTPVVALMNPLTITHAAIHSQNLATSARGLDQMELVSPAIPTTTLTPRVLRHRAQPNGLLPYRLAKLLLVATRLIMATGLGFAGWVITAKQLRIQMPDGVGIRGSAYAYVVGLMASFIGYSVMGAMEGILSGIVDAVLICYGSERRMDRGHGRFCLEAAYLFGERRGGEEREYA; from the coding sequence ATGTCTCCCTCTCACCGCAAGCACGCTGACTTGAGCCTCCCAGATGCATCGAGGTTCCTGGCCCAGTCCCAGTCGAGGATATCCAACTTCGGACAGGCCGACAACGATACCCCTCCCAGACAGTCCGACTGGACATCGCGTCCCTCACGAAACCAGCGCGATACAGGCCGAGGGAACCCCAGCAGGTCATTCCTGGGTCGGGGCTATGGAGGGAACCCGTATCAACAGACGGGCGGCGGCTCTCGATTCAGTCAGCTAGCCTTTGGGTCACGGATCTCGGCAGCTCAAGATGCCCCTCTATTTCACAGCACTTTGGACGAATTTCGGGAagaggacgatgaggaagagagggaTAGAGAGGCCGCTGATATGTTTGCCCTCCAGAGGTCAAGACGGGTCGCAGCTGCGAGCAAACTGGCCGATAGCGTCGAGTCAGATGCTCACAGCCGTGCGTCACTAGAGGATAGCATGAACCACGAGGACCATCCGTATCGAGACATGGGTATGCGACGCGGCATCCGCAGCAGCTGGAACGGAACACGGAGTGCGCATCGCCCCGGCCTGGCACGGGATGCGCTGTTGGAAGAGAATGAGGATGAACCTCGTTCAAGTACCGACGCAGACAGCGACCGCGGAACCGATGCGAAGGGCAAGATGGTGGACGTCGGTCTTGAGTCGCAGGATGATCCAGATGAGGATCCCCCAGCTTCGCTCTTGGGGGCTGAGACCCCGCGAGAGAGCAGTCCCCCAGCTTTCCAACGATTTAAGGGCAGCGACACGGAGCGGACACCATTCATGGCACGCCGAGGATCGACAACCGAAACAGACATGAGCAACATGCGGCAGGATGAACCTCCAGAAGCGGAGCATGTACAGACGACGATGCAGTACTTTGAGGGCGAGATATTCCGACACGATCCCTTCTTCGCTTGGATCTTTCTTATCAGCATGGCAGCGATGTTATCGACTTTCTTTCTGGTATGGCTACACACAGCACCGCGGAAAAGTCCGGTTGGAGACACCATCTACACGACTTTGCAAAAGTCATTTCACATGCTCGCGGTGGACACTGTAGTAGCGGTCCTTATTTCGTTTGTATGGCTTGCAACCCTGCGGTCTTTTGTGAGAGCGCTTGTCAGTGCCATCTTGGTCGCGGTGCCAGCCATTCTATTTTCCTTCTCCATCTACTCGTTCGTCTCATCATTCAAGGGCCGGACGCATGGAACGAGCTTCCAGGATTCGGTCATGAGATGGGCTTCTGTCGTGCCTGCGGCCGCGTGCATCCTATGGATCTTTCTTGTGGTGCGAGGGCGACGGGCTATCCAGCAAGCGATCGAGATTCTGCAGTTCTCTAGCAGAATTCTGGCCCAGAACTCGGCGCTTCTGCTCGTTGGATTCGGATGTCTGGCGCTGATTGTCGTCTGGACGTGGGCGTGGCTCGCCATGTTCACCAGAGTCTTCATGGGCGGTTACTTCTCCAAGTCACTGGTCAAGTTCGTGATCCGCCTCTCTAGTTGGTGGCTCGGGGCCGCCTTTATCTTCTTGTACATGTGGACCGTGTCGGTCATCAACGCTGTCCACCGTGCAACCACGGCGGCGACTGTGTCTCAGTGGTACTTTCACAGGAACGCGGGGCCTCCCACGCCTTCACGAGAGATTGTCTCGGCTGCGCTCAATCATGCGCTCACGACGATATTTGGAAGCATCTGCGAGTCGACTCTACTGTCACTGCTGATCCGAGCGCCGCTGATTTTCCTCCCTAGAAGACTGGGGGCAGTGGTGGCCAACATAGCTTCGTTCTGGATCCCGACGCCTGTTGTTGCGCTCATGAACCCTCTAACTATAACTCATGCGGCCATTCACTCGCAAAACTTGGCTACTTCAGCTAGAGGACTGGACCAGATGGAGCTTGTATCTCCAGCAAttccgacgacgacattgACACCGCGAGTTCTGCGTCACCGGGCACAGCCTAACGGTCTCCTTCCGTATCGACTCGccaagctgctgctggtagCGACACGCCTTATCATGGCGACGGGTCTTGGTTTTGCGGGATGGGTCATTACTGCCAAGCAGCTTCGAATCCAGATGCCAGACGGAGTGGGGATTCGCGGGTCCGCCTACGCCTACGTCGTGGGTCTGATGGCTAGTTTCATCGGTTACTCTGTCATGGGCGCGATGGAAGGCATCCTGAGCGGCATCGTGGACGCGGTGCTGATCTGCTACGGCAGCGAGAGGCGGATGGACAGAGGCCACGGACGATTCTGCCTCGAAGCCGCATACCTGTTTGGAGAACGCCGAGGAGGGGAAGAGCGGGAGTATGCTTAG